In the Leptolyngbya sp. SIO1E4 genome, one interval contains:
- a CDS encoding sensor histidine kinase, with translation MFQATRRRLALWYATVTAVVLLVFASGVYLYVRTTLVERVDDTLNHVVEIVQRSLVIQPGGDVGDRVLTAVGVVEPPVRVNVEASFRDNAQAVEDDHIDLEWFSPTGTLLWSTLAAPLEVAIKVNPAGETVRVNPEQVVRQVTERVVAGHQVVGYLRVSHPWFEVTKPSRRLILDLALGTSLMVTAVAFIGWLLSGIAIAPVRDSYHQLKQFTADASHELRNPIAVIQTNVQVALADPEPDAIAQQQQLQVIERLTRRLGRLVDDLLFLARQESGLVPLRQDPVDLALLLADVIEEQGAIAEEQAIELTCEVCEDALFALASEETAVTIKAKPNWMVLADADQLTRLFTNLISNGLRYTPAGGRVMVSLQPGRLQNQPMLRVQVQDTGIGIPEEALPHLFDRFYRVDPARQRAGASGSGLGLAIAKVIVDNHRGNIQIKSTLDQGTTVTVMLPLKSDVQKSRERLNTHA, from the coding sequence ATGTTTCAAGCTACTCGCAGACGTTTAGCCCTTTGGTACGCGACCGTTACTGCCGTTGTGCTGCTGGTGTTTGCTAGCGGTGTCTATCTCTATGTGCGCACTACGCTCGTCGAACGCGTGGATGACACCCTCAACCATGTGGTGGAAATTGTGCAGCGATCGCTGGTGATTCAACCCGGTGGAGATGTGGGTGATCGCGTGCTTACGGCTGTGGGGGTGGTTGAACCGCCTGTGCGGGTGAACGTCGAAGCCAGTTTTCGGGATAATGCCCAGGCGGTCGAAGATGATCACATTGACTTGGAATGGTTTAGCCCTACGGGAACGTTATTGTGGTCAACCCTGGCTGCCCCGTTAGAGGTTGCCATCAAGGTTAATCCAGCTGGGGAAACGGTGCGGGTTAACCCTGAGCAGGTGGTGCGGCAAGTCACGGAACGAGTGGTTGCAGGCCACCAGGTAGTTGGCTATCTGCGCGTCAGCCATCCCTGGTTTGAAGTGACAAAACCCAGCCGTCGACTCATTTTAGATTTGGCATTGGGCACCAGCTTGATGGTGACAGCCGTTGCTTTCATCGGATGGCTGTTGTCGGGGATCGCGATCGCTCCGGTGCGAGACTCTTATCATCAGCTCAAACAATTCACCGCCGATGCTTCCCATGAATTGCGAAACCCAATTGCGGTGATTCAAACCAATGTGCAGGTGGCCCTGGCGGATCCGGAACCCGATGCGATCGCCCAACAGCAGCAGCTTCAGGTGATTGAGCGGCTGACCCGGCGTCTAGGGCGTTTGGTGGATGATCTGCTCTTTTTAGCGCGGCAAGAAAGTGGTCTGGTACCGCTGAGGCAAGACCCTGTAGATTTAGCTCTATTGCTGGCAGACGTGATAGAAGAACAAGGGGCGATCGCTGAAGAGCAAGCCATTGAACTCACCTGCGAGGTTTGTGAAGATGCTCTGTTTGCCCTTGCCAGTGAAGAGACTGCGGTCACCATTAAGGCAAAGCCCAACTGGATGGTTTTAGCAGATGCCGACCAGCTAACGCGGCTCTTTACCAATTTGATTAGTAATGGGCTGCGATATACTCCCGCTGGTGGTCGAGTTATGGTCAGTTTGCAGCCAGGACGCTTGCAGAATCAACCCATGCTTCGGGTGCAGGTGCAAGATACCGGCATCGGTATTCCTGAGGAGGCCTTGCCCCATCTATTCGACCGCTTTTATCGGGTTGATCCAGCGCGCCAGCGCGCTGGCGCCTCGGGATCTGGGTTAGGATTAGCGATCGCAAAGGTGATTGTTGATAATCATCGCGGGAACATCCAGATTAAGAGCACCCTCGATCAAGGGACGACGGTGACGGTGATGTTGCCGCTCAAATCTGATGTGCAAAAGAGTCGAGAACGCCTTAACACTCATGCATAA
- a CDS encoding amino acid ABC transporter ATP-binding protein — MPENQPAILFRELYKSYGPLEVLKGLSGQINAGEVVAIIGTSGCGKSTLLRCFNRLETINGGELQVNGMDLSSADLSRKQLQRLRAQVGMVFQQFNLFPHMTVLENLTLAPQKVLGRAKKESRELASHFLAKVGLVEKGHAYPEQLSGGQKQRVAIARALCMQPDIMLFDEPTSALDPELVGEVLEVMKQLAEEGMTMAIVTHEMQFARDVANRVIFLNQGLVEEEGNAYEIITNPKSERLQTFLSRMQLAGVG, encoded by the coding sequence ATGCCAGAAAATCAACCCGCCATTCTGTTTCGCGAACTCTACAAGAGTTATGGCCCCTTAGAAGTACTGAAAGGGTTAAGTGGACAGATAAATGCTGGAGAGGTGGTGGCCATCATTGGCACCTCGGGTTGTGGTAAAAGCACGTTGCTGCGGTGCTTCAACCGGTTAGAGACTATCAACGGGGGGGAACTCCAAGTAAATGGGATGGATCTTTCCAGCGCTGATCTCTCCCGGAAACAACTGCAGCGGCTGCGGGCTCAGGTGGGAATGGTTTTTCAACAGTTCAACCTGTTTCCCCACATGACCGTGCTAGAAAATTTAACCCTGGCGCCTCAAAAAGTACTGGGTCGAGCCAAGAAAGAAAGTCGCGAACTTGCCAGCCATTTTTTAGCCAAGGTGGGCCTGGTAGAAAAAGGGCATGCCTATCCAGAGCAACTCTCGGGGGGTCAGAAGCAGCGGGTCGCAATCGCCCGAGCCCTCTGCATGCAGCCAGATATCATGCTGTTTGATGAACCAACTAGCGCCCTCGATCCAGAACTGGTTGGAGAAGTACTTGAGGTCATGAAGCAGCTCGCTGAAGAAGGCATGACCATGGCCATCGTCACCCACGAGATGCAGTTTGCCCGTGATGTCGCCAATCGGGTCATTTTTCTCAATCAAGGGCTGGTAGAGGAAGAGGGGAACGCCTATGAGATCATCACGAATCCAAAGAGTGAGCGCCTACAAACCTTCCTCAGTCGGATGCAGTTAGCCGGAGTAGGCTAG
- a CDS encoding glyoxalase-like domain protein, which yields MPAFLLGLGLPVDLFSTQGIMVLLLVGYAGAMWMFLSSAPKVHTIMVSDLEVARRFYEGMLQMQTADVPLHYYYNYEQTLGTTAIDPLYSSDIGGMGQPYNLPDGLWYQLKKNTQLHVISGASRGHRDRQRHVCFDQDCLEQILMRVQTRGLRHKIRRDKPLNFLVKDYEGRVIEMAEISS from the coding sequence ATGCCTGCTTTTCTGCTGGGCTTAGGATTACCCGTCGACCTCTTTTCTACCCAGGGCATCATGGTGCTGCTGCTAGTGGGCTATGCCGGGGCGATGTGGATGTTCTTAAGCAGCGCACCTAAAGTCCACACAATTATGGTTTCTGATCTAGAAGTCGCTCGCCGGTTCTATGAGGGGATGCTGCAAATGCAAACGGCAGACGTGCCTCTTCACTACTATTACAACTACGAACAAACCTTAGGCACAACCGCTATCGACCCCCTGTACTCCAGCGACATCGGGGGCATGGGGCAACCGTATAACTTGCCTGATGGCTTATGGTATCAGCTCAAAAAGAATACACAGCTGCATGTCATTAGCGGAGCTAGCCGGGGGCATCGCGACCGCCAGCGCCATGTTTGTTTCGACCAAGACTGTCTAGAGCAAATTTTGATGCGGGTGCAAACTCGCGGTCTCCGTCACAAAATTCGACGAGATAAGCCCCTCAATTTTCTGGTCAAAGATTACGAAGGCCGCGTAATTGAAATGGCAGAAATTTCTAGCTAA
- a CDS encoding EAL domain-containing protein produces MTSRFFRRLWRLLPGSFAAITTLGLTHFGVLTPLEYASYRWVFHLRGALSWDNRIVLVTIDDATLAELGQFPLPRDIYTQLLEQLAASQTIAVGFNILFIEPSPADAALAAAMTQQGNVVMAMGVDSEGQLLMPTAPLQTAAIATGHTFTQLKADGLVHTLEPRAGQQTALGITLAEVYAFTRAPVKLPPLDQPLWVNWPGPLADLPQYSLADVLAGGIDPEAFDEKLVLVGVTATGANAMPTPFDDNPPGNGTLLHATVLDNVLQQRYLRPIDAPWLWGLLLVAMPGVSYALVGQLFRWQLLITAGGLAIWLGVSLLLFYGNYWVPTVGPTFLLGLTGTVTILGQRLRENLALQQLLDDLWQHYRQDTVMLSGQSGTASLVSDDLGNEVRKLVLLAESLGRSQATQTAIAQTAPVGILAVDEHDQVWFCNPLATRWLGLSLGDSLTPVLVPDWLDSKTWQRTRSLLLNGGRVVPLERQHDQTWFELHFERLEGIASPSPMLRQARRSFLVLLEDITHRKSVELQLRVRNEGLESEIQQRAQELEMTNINLQREISERRQVQAELARQALHDELTGLPNRNRFVTRLTELLEKPRTNTTPQFAVLFLDCDRFKLVNDSFGHLVGDALLRAIAKRLRNCVARTDMVARFGGDEFTILLTKIQTPQSATHVAQRMRQRLQEPFFIQDHQIYSGCSIGIVISKPSYKQAEEMLRDADIAMYRAKQGGFGYTLFEPEMHLQVRHSLELETALRQALKRKELSVLYQPIFTLETKQIVGFEALLRWQNSTHGGVSPSQFIAIAEETGLIVPIGEWVLKQACAQLYAWQQNNQLPNSNIFMSVNLSVRQFNDPDLLKRIDKTLRETGLESQYLKLEITESTIIANSELAIKIFQNLKDRGIHLGIDDFGTGYSSLNSLHGFPIDILKVDRAFIQHIGEGQKYLSLVQAISTLARQFDITMVAEGIENEEQSQHLQAIGCRLGQGYFFCPPLDGKTLETRYLMGQNSGRTPT; encoded by the coding sequence ATGACATCTCGCTTCTTTAGACGATTATGGCGATTACTGCCAGGGAGCTTTGCAGCGATTACAACCCTGGGACTAACCCACTTTGGGGTGCTCACCCCCCTTGAATACGCCAGCTATCGCTGGGTATTCCATCTGCGAGGAGCGCTGTCCTGGGACAATCGAATTGTACTCGTCACGATTGATGATGCCACCTTGGCAGAGTTAGGGCAGTTTCCATTACCGCGTGACATTTACACCCAACTACTGGAGCAGTTGGCAGCCTCTCAGACCATTGCAGTTGGCTTTAACATCCTATTTATTGAACCGAGTCCTGCAGATGCTGCCCTGGCAGCTGCAATGACACAACAAGGCAACGTCGTTATGGCGATGGGGGTAGACTCTGAGGGGCAATTGCTCATGCCTACGGCACCTCTACAGACAGCTGCGATCGCCACTGGGCACACCTTCACCCAACTCAAGGCAGATGGTCTCGTTCACACCTTGGAGCCTCGGGCCGGGCAACAAACAGCGCTCGGCATTACGCTAGCTGAGGTCTATGCCTTTACCCGAGCACCGGTCAAGCTCCCACCGCTTGATCAGCCCCTGTGGGTCAATTGGCCAGGTCCCCTGGCTGATTTACCTCAATACTCCTTAGCTGATGTTTTAGCCGGGGGAATTGACCCAGAAGCCTTTGATGAAAAACTGGTGCTGGTGGGGGTAACGGCAACCGGCGCTAACGCAATGCCCACGCCATTTGATGACAACCCGCCCGGCAACGGAACATTACTGCACGCAACCGTATTAGATAACGTCCTGCAACAGCGATATTTGCGCCCGATCGACGCCCCTTGGCTGTGGGGATTGCTGCTCGTAGCAATGCCCGGCGTAAGCTATGCCCTTGTGGGCCAGCTATTCCGTTGGCAGCTGCTGATCACAGCTGGCGGTTTGGCCATTTGGCTGGGGGTTAGTCTACTACTTTTTTATGGCAATTACTGGGTGCCAACTGTTGGGCCGACTTTCTTGCTCGGCTTAACCGGCACAGTGACTATTCTGGGCCAGCGCCTACGGGAAAATCTGGCCCTTCAGCAGTTACTTGACGATCTCTGGCAACACTATCGACAGGACACTGTCATGCTATCAGGGCAGTCGGGGACTGCTTCCCTTGTGTCAGATGATCTGGGAAATGAAGTTCGCAAACTGGTGCTGCTGGCAGAGTCTTTAGGTCGATCCCAGGCAACCCAAACCGCGATCGCCCAAACGGCACCTGTGGGCATCTTGGCCGTTGATGAACACGATCAGGTTTGGTTTTGTAACCCGCTAGCCACTCGATGGCTTGGGCTCAGCCTGGGCGATTCCTTAACCCCGGTCTTAGTTCCTGATTGGCTAGATAGCAAAACCTGGCAACGGACGCGCAGCCTTCTGCTTAATGGAGGAAGGGTTGTGCCTCTAGAACGACAGCACGACCAAACCTGGTTTGAACTTCACTTTGAGCGGTTAGAGGGCATCGCCAGCCCTAGTCCGATGCTGAGACAGGCCCGCCGGAGCTTTTTGGTATTGCTGGAAGATATCACCCATCGCAAATCAGTTGAATTGCAGCTACGGGTGCGGAATGAAGGATTAGAAAGTGAAATCCAGCAGCGGGCCCAAGAGCTAGAAATGACGAATATCAATCTGCAGCGAGAAATTTCAGAGCGGAGACAGGTTCAGGCAGAATTAGCCCGTCAAGCACTCCATGACGAGCTGACGGGGCTGCCTAATCGGAATCGCTTCGTCACTCGGCTAACTGAACTCCTCGAAAAGCCTCGAACAAACACAACGCCCCAGTTCGCGGTGTTATTTCTAGATTGCGATCGCTTCAAGTTGGTCAACGATTCATTTGGGCATTTGGTCGGCGACGCACTCTTGAGGGCGATCGCCAAGCGTTTACGCAACTGTGTTGCCCGAACAGATATGGTGGCTCGCTTTGGAGGAGACGAGTTCACAATTTTGTTGACCAAAATCCAGACCCCTCAATCGGCGACCCATGTCGCTCAGCGCATGCGACAACGGCTACAAGAACCGTTTTTCATTCAAGATCACCAAATCTATTCGGGCTGTAGTATCGGCATTGTGATTAGCAAACCCAGCTATAAACAAGCTGAAGAGATGCTGCGAGATGCCGACATCGCCATGTATCGCGCCAAGCAAGGGGGATTCGGCTACACACTCTTTGAACCAGAAATGCACCTTCAAGTGCGCCATTCTTTAGAGCTTGAGACGGCTCTGCGACAGGCTCTAAAAAGAAAAGAACTCTCAGTACTCTATCAGCCTATTTTTACCCTTGAAACCAAACAAATTGTCGGGTTTGAGGCTCTCTTGCGTTGGCAAAACTCCACCCATGGAGGTGTTTCTCCCAGCCAGTTTATTGCCATTGCAGAAGAGACCGGGTTAATTGTCCCTATCGGAGAATGGGTTCTTAAACAAGCCTGTGCCCAGCTATATGCCTGGCAGCAGAATAATCAGCTACCAAACTCCAACATATTTATGAGTGTCAATTTATCGGTGCGGCAGTTTAACGACCCTGACTTGCTGAAGCGAATTGACAAAACCTTGAGAGAAACGGGGTTAGAGAGCCAATATCTGAAGCTGGAAATTACAGAAAGTACGATTATTGCGAATTCAGAATTAGCCATCAAAATCTTTCAAAACTTAAAGGATCGCGGTATTCACCTGGGAATTGATGACTTCGGCACCGGTTATTCTTCGTTAAACTCCCTCCATGGCTTTCCCATTGATATTCTCAAGGTCGATCGCGCTTTCATTCAACACATTGGAGAAGGGCAAAAGTATTTAAGCTTGGTACAGGCAATTAGCACCCTGGCTCGCCAATTTGACATCACGATGGTCGCTGAAGGGATTGAGAATGAAGAACAATCGCAACATCTGCAAGCAATTGGTTGTCGGTTGGGTCAGGGGTATTTCTTTTGTCCTCCCCTTGACGGCAAAACCTTAGAAACGCGATATCTGATGGGTCAAAACTCTGGAAGAACCCCTACGTAA
- a CDS encoding sigma-70 family RNA polymerase sigma factor, translated as MQIPSFPECNHPIVQQLGHLSDRELLVHFKAEPEVGKYFSTIFCRYSPVVYSLISHSARSPVQAEYLFALTWRHILNELGGLELPPADAAIGSEDAQGRSLSLQSWLINVTALCINQVVLPEVEDIHYSLAQASPPLWCYVERALDRLDPLERLILVMAQTFRWSDTRISAYLQAEGERIAPAEVAVRLRQAAQNLETALPEDIRALYLEHSFLNGSAQDLPELMASVPVTD; from the coding sequence GTGCAAATTCCTAGTTTCCCTGAATGTAATCACCCCATTGTCCAGCAGCTTGGGCATTTGAGCGATCGCGAATTGTTAGTGCATTTTAAGGCCGAACCAGAGGTTGGAAAATACTTTTCGACGATTTTTTGTCGCTACAGCCCGGTGGTCTACAGCCTCATCAGTCATTCTGCTCGCTCTCCGGTTCAGGCAGAATATCTATTCGCCTTAACCTGGCGGCATATCTTGAACGAACTGGGTGGCTTAGAACTTCCTCCCGCTGATGCTGCTATCGGTAGCGAGGATGCCCAGGGCCGTTCTCTGTCTCTGCAGAGCTGGTTGATTAACGTAACAGCCCTTTGCATTAACCAAGTTGTTCTCCCTGAAGTTGAAGATATTCACTATTCCTTAGCACAGGCCTCACCCCCCTTATGGTGCTATGTGGAGCGTGCGCTAGATCGGCTAGATCCCTTAGAGCGTCTTATCTTAGTCATGGCTCAAACCTTCCGGTGGAGTGATACCCGTATTTCAGCCTACTTGCAGGCAGAGGGGGAACGCATTGCTCCGGCAGAAGTGGCGGTACGACTTCGTCAGGCGGCTCAAAATTTAGAAACGGCTCTGCCCGAAGATATTCGGGCACTCTATCTAGAGCATTCATTCTTGAATGGATCTGCCCAGGATTTGCCAGAACTGATGGCCTCTGTCCCGGTTACAGACTGA
- a CDS encoding phosphoribosylglycinamide formyltransferase has translation MTETLISPSISDALPQPTPPLRLAILASGNGSNMEAIATAIAVGKLQATIQVVIYNVPSAKVAERAQQHQIPTVLLNHREFATREALDKAIIETIKSYQADWVIMAGWMRRVTQVLIDGFPQRVLNIHPSLLPSFPGIRAVEQALAAGVKVTGCTVHYVELQVDSGPILLQAAVPVYSDDTATSLQARIQVQEHRIYPAAIALAASQATPPD, from the coding sequence ATGACTGAAACGTTGATTTCCCCATCCATTTCTGACGCTCTGCCCCAGCCAACTCCTCCCTTACGCCTTGCCATCCTGGCGTCAGGCAATGGCAGCAACATGGAGGCGATCGCCACTGCAATCGCCGTTGGCAAGCTCCAGGCCACGATTCAGGTCGTGATTTATAACGTTCCCAGCGCCAAGGTTGCAGAACGAGCCCAACAGCATCAGATTCCAACGGTGCTTTTAAATCACCGTGAGTTTGCCACCCGAGAAGCCCTAGATAAAGCCATCATTGAAACCATCAAATCCTATCAGGCCGACTGGGTCATCATGGCTGGCTGGATGCGGCGAGTCACCCAGGTTCTCATTGATGGGTTTCCTCAGCGAGTTTTAAACATTCACCCCAGTCTGTTACCCAGCTTCCCTGGAATCAGGGCTGTTGAGCAAGCCTTGGCAGCAGGGGTCAAAGTAACTGGCTGTACGGTTCACTATGTAGAACTTCAGGTAGACAGTGGGCCGATCCTGCTCCAGGCAGCCGTTCCTGTCTATAGCGATGACACAGCAACTTCTCTACAGGCGCGGATTCAAGTCCAAGAGCATCGCATCTACCCGGCAGCGATCGCACTGGCAGCCTCCCAGGCCACCCCTCCAGACTGA
- a CDS encoding tetratricopeptide repeat protein, whose product MRLKRASNLLTTTAIASLLLVLPGRASEQLEQQLDIHPNNRTQSQARDVADQLLRLGHQEIETDNYEAGIAAWYRAIDIYITLGDFASAGLAYEYIGRIYADLGRHSEAEGAIRRRLAIAQDQVDFQGQVDGFNNLGSVLIQRGHVPQAQAAFESALVIAEDIEDWAGLGLSLSNLGMVARIQGDLSAAQNYYEAATNYRLRAGDLVGQAHSSNSLGQLYQQLGEDGKALGAFLVARRAAAEADHLQTLLPALDGLIDIYSDRGDLRQVQQYLDERIAVTESSDANLAQRLGTLIQLGEYYEQIEDPLAAQDVYQQALVLAQQLEDVRKETFLRNRLQVVQFQPSNRQ is encoded by the coding sequence ATGCGCCTTAAACGTGCCTCAAACTTGCTGACGACGACTGCGATCGCGAGCCTACTTTTGGTGTTGCCAGGTAGGGCCTCTGAGCAGCTTGAGCAGCAGCTTGATATTCACCCGAATAACCGGACTCAAAGTCAAGCCAGGGATGTTGCAGACCAGTTGCTGCGCCTTGGACATCAAGAAATCGAAACAGATAACTACGAGGCTGGGATTGCCGCTTGGTATCGAGCCATTGATATTTACATTACCCTGGGCGACTTTGCCTCTGCGGGGCTGGCCTATGAATACATTGGCCGCATCTATGCTGACCTAGGGCGCCATAGTGAGGCAGAAGGGGCTATCCGGCGCCGCTTGGCCATTGCCCAAGATCAGGTTGACTTTCAAGGTCAAGTTGATGGATTTAATAACCTCGGCAGTGTTCTAATTCAGCGAGGACATGTGCCTCAAGCGCAAGCAGCGTTTGAGTCGGCTTTGGTGATTGCCGAAGACATTGAAGATTGGGCTGGGCTGGGCCTATCGCTGAGTAATCTAGGGATGGTCGCCAGGATTCAAGGTGACTTGTCAGCGGCCCAAAACTATTATGAAGCGGCCACTAACTACCGTCTAAGGGCGGGAGACCTGGTGGGGCAGGCACATTCTTCCAATAGCCTGGGGCAGCTATATCAGCAGCTAGGAGAAGATGGCAAAGCCTTGGGGGCATTTTTAGTTGCTCGTCGTGCTGCTGCTGAGGCTGATCATCTGCAGACGCTGTTGCCTGCCTTAGATGGCCTCATCGACATTTACAGCGATCGCGGTGATTTGAGGCAAGTCCAGCAATATCTGGATGAACGCATTGCAGTGACCGAAAGCAGTGATGCGAATCTAGCCCAGCGGTTAGGAACCTTGATTCAACTGGGGGAGTATTACGAACAAATTGAGGACCCCTTAGCCGCACAGGATGTCTATCAGCAGGCACTAGTCCTGGCTCAGCAATTGGAAGATGTGCGAAAGGAAACGTTTCTCCGCAATCGGCTTCAGGTCGTTCAATTTCAGCCCAGTAACCGCCAGTAG
- a CDS encoding ABC transporter permease: MDLAESLRIAAKTLMANKLRSSLTMLGIVIGNASVIAMVGIGEGAQRYINDQLQTLGPNVLFIIAGNRETRELGGLEVPRTLVVSDAIAIQNQVPSVAGVAPEFSGRELVTYRNRSANVSVVGTNEQFLKVRAFEIGQGRFMTELDLERRSQVVVLGATLAERLFDQASPVGQSIRIKGTSFEVIGVTAQKGSNLGLDYDNAVLIPITTQASRLVGQRQSPYGIEVSFISVSTRDRESMSTAEFQITNLLRLRHNIRGEDDFFINSQDTLLSIAETITGALTTMLAAIAGISLLVGGIGIMNIMLVSVRERTQEIGLRKAIGASQQDILGQFLIEAIILSIAGGLIGTGLGISGILIISALSPFEAGVSVVAITIAVGVSGGIGLFFGVFPARQAAKLDPIVALRSA; this comes from the coding sequence ATGGATCTTGCAGAAAGCTTGCGCATAGCGGCTAAAACCCTGATGGCGAATAAACTCCGAAGTAGCCTCACGATGCTTGGGATCGTGATTGGTAATGCCTCTGTGATTGCCATGGTGGGGATTGGGGAGGGGGCGCAACGGTACATCAATGACCAATTACAAACCTTGGGGCCCAATGTTTTATTTATTATCGCTGGTAATCGAGAAACTCGAGAATTAGGAGGGCTAGAAGTTCCCCGAACCTTAGTGGTCTCGGATGCGATTGCGATTCAAAATCAAGTGCCGTCTGTGGCTGGAGTGGCGCCTGAGTTCAGTGGGCGAGAGCTTGTGACTTACCGCAATCGCAGCGCCAACGTCAGTGTTGTGGGCACTAACGAGCAGTTTCTTAAAGTCAGAGCATTTGAAATCGGCCAAGGACGCTTCATGACAGAGCTGGATTTAGAACGGCGTAGTCAGGTGGTTGTGTTAGGGGCAACCCTGGCAGAGCGACTGTTTGATCAAGCCTCCCCCGTTGGCCAGTCCATTCGCATTAAGGGCACCAGCTTTGAAGTGATTGGGGTAACGGCCCAGAAGGGATCAAATTTGGGGCTAGATTACGACAATGCTGTCTTGATCCCGATTACGACCCAGGCTAGCCGATTGGTGGGGCAGCGACAGTCTCCTTATGGCATCGAGGTTTCGTTTATTTCTGTGTCTACTCGAGATCGAGAAAGCATGAGTACGGCTGAGTTTCAAATTACGAACTTGCTGCGACTCCGCCATAACATTCGTGGGGAAGATGACTTTTTTATTAATAGTCAGGACACATTGCTCAGTATTGCCGAAACGATTACTGGGGCGTTAACGACGATGCTGGCAGCGATCGCTGGAATTTCTCTATTGGTTGGGGGCATCGGCATTATGAATATCATGCTGGTGTCTGTTAGAGAGCGCACGCAAGAGATTGGGCTACGCAAGGCGATCGGGGCCTCCCAGCAAGATATTCTAGGGCAGTTTTTGATTGAGGCCATCATTTTATCGATAGCGGGGGGGCTGATTGGAACCGGGTTAGGAATTAGCGGCATCCTCATCATCAGTGCCTTGTCCCCCTTTGAGGCAGGGGTTTCCGTCGTGGCTATCACGATCGCCGTTGGGGTTTCGGGGGGGATTGGTCTGTTCTTTGGCGTTTTCCCCGCGCGCCAGGCAGCCAAGTTAGACCCCATCGTGGCCCTACGAAGTGCTTAA
- a CDS encoding basic amino acid ABC transporter substrate-binding protein: MTIKRSAFLRNWALGLGLSVALAACGGASDEATTPATGDGETAAEETTAGVLTVATEPAFPPFEFQAENGELQGFDIDLMNAIGETAGLEIEFESLPFDGIIPALQAGTVDAAISGMTITEERLQTVDFSRPYIKAGLAIAVQEANTEVTSLEDLEDKKIAVQIGTTGADQAAEIPGSEVSTFDSAPLALQELANGNVDAVINDAPVTLDAIASGNIAGLKVVGELLTTEFYGIALPKDSENVAVINDALATMMEDGTYAEIYQQWFGTEPPELPESAF, from the coding sequence ATGACCATTAAGCGATCGGCTTTTCTGCGAAATTGGGCTTTGGGATTGGGGTTATCTGTGGCATTGGCGGCCTGTGGAGGGGCCAGTGATGAAGCAACTACCCCCGCAACAGGTGACGGTGAGACCGCTGCAGAAGAAACCACTGCTGGAGTCCTGACAGTAGCTACAGAGCCGGCTTTTCCGCCTTTTGAGTTTCAAGCAGAGAATGGAGAACTTCAAGGCTTTGACATTGATTTGATGAATGCCATTGGTGAGACAGCAGGGCTCGAAATCGAGTTTGAGTCTTTGCCCTTTGATGGCATTATTCCGGCCCTGCAGGCGGGCACCGTGGATGCTGCCATCAGCGGCATGACCATTACCGAAGAGCGATTGCAAACGGTAGACTTCTCGCGGCCTTACATTAAGGCAGGTCTTGCGATCGCAGTTCAAGAAGCCAATACTGAAGTCACAAGCCTAGAGGATTTGGAAGACAAAAAGATTGCGGTGCAGATTGGCACGACTGGAGCTGATCAGGCAGCTGAGATCCCGGGGTCTGAAGTTAGCACGTTTGACTCGGCGCCTCTCGCTCTCCAAGAACTCGCTAACGGCAATGTGGACGCAGTGATTAACGATGCGCCTGTGACGTTAGATGCGATCGCTTCTGGCAACATTGCTGGCCTCAAAGTTGTGGGTGAGCTGTTGACGACTGAGTTTTACGGCATTGCTCTGCCTAAGGATTCAGAGAACGTGGCCGTGATCAATGACGCCCTGGCAACGATGATGGAGGATGGCACCTATGCCGAAATCTATCAGCAATGGTTTGGTACCGAGCCCCCAGAACTACCGGAATCCGCGTTCTAG